The sequence below is a genomic window from Amia ocellicauda isolate fAmiCal2 chromosome 6, fAmiCal2.hap1, whole genome shotgun sequence.
AAACCCCCTATTTTTTCCTAATTATAGCCTGATTTGCATTATTGTTACAGTATATTAGAGCCTGTAGTTAGATTGCAAAAGTTTGGGTATACATAAAGTAGCTCCTCATCAGAAAAAAGTTGGGGACCCCTTAGGGCTGTGCAatatggccaaaatacaatatcactgtatttttcacatttttgacgGTATGGCGGTATTTTTTGAcggccattttatactgttcgtaaagcaaaaataataggacacaactgacattgaataacgttttcctgttctgtgtcagttgtcttgaaaccaaatcatgtccacactatcaACTACGCACCTTTCTTCAAGACAGATTCACTGGggtcactttgctgtgaagtttcacccacaccactctcctccatctcgtcttcattcattgtgcattgatcacgtttgtttgtttatgtcaacacacaatacacatggaatttattttcGATATTTGGCAGCATTCATTCCAAAACAAGAGTCGTGCTGAGaagcgcagttctgcgcagagatTCAGAGATGTGCGTTACTGCAGTGTTTCTGCTTGATGCCACTAAGCCCCGCCCACAGAAATCTGCACAGAATCGCACAGCCCAGCGCAGCTCTGAGACGCTGCTGCGGGAGGCAAGCTGTCCGACAAACGAttatgcagaaatcaagagggatgtgttaagctgaatgaaaactactgctGCCCACTTGTTAGCGGAGGGGGCTTCATTACACAATGAAGCCgtgaacagcattgtcaaaaCCATAGATATAGAATTCTAGATCGACACTTTAGCATTgcatcaattatttaaaaaaatataatataaatctaTGAGATACATTTCATGTCAGCCAGCGCAGCAAGTTGTGGGATACACGAACGAGATTTATTTGTAGCCGAATGCTATGACTGAATGACACGGtaattagtaaattattcaatttagcatagaaaactttaaaataccaatatgaaggtatagtaaaTGTCCAAACCGATCTGTAAATGAATACTGGTATATAGTTTTTTATGGTATACCGCCCAGCCCTATGACCCCTTTGAATACATGCAAAttcaatctgaaaacaaaagacTGAGCTCCCCTGTTTTCGTAAATGTTGGAATATATaaagcttttgtttgtttgtttagagaCACCTCTTGATACCAGGGCAATATGTTTTTCACATTTATGAAGCTGATACACATTTCAATACCAGTAGGTGAGGTCATGACTTAAAATTTAGGATTTAAGTACAAATAACAGTGTAATGCTGGTGTTGATCATCTGGGTGAACACAATCGATGTCTCTCGAGAAGATCCTGTGAGCACGCCAAGATGAGCTGCACAGTTAAATCTGGAAGATACCGTTGACCAAACAGCAAAATGCCCAACCCTCAGCCACCTCCTTCCGGTTTTCAAAGATTCagacttttctttttaactCTGGCATCCGGTGGCATCTTGAAGATCAAAAGCAATATGGCTGCTAATGCCAGACCAACACCTAGACTTGGAGGGCCACATGGACTGAATTCCTGGGCAAATCCGGAGAGTAAAGGAGCGACCACTCGCCCCACCGCTGTCACTGACTGTCCTGCTCCTATTAAGGTCCCACTGGCCTGCGCCCCCCCACGGCTCAGCTCGAGGTCTGTGATGCAAGTCCTGCCGATCGTGGTGGAGATGGCAAAGAACGTGGAGCAGAGCAGGATCTGCCACACGTTCGGGGCCGTGGCGTACAGGAATATGAGGGAACAGGTGAGGATGCTGGAGTGCAACAGCATAGACAACATGTCATTGTTGTAGAGTTTGGTCACTGGGCCCACCAGGAACCCGGCCAGGGCTCCGAGTGTGCTGCTGTAGCTGATGAGGTAGCCAGTCACCTTCGGCTTCAGCGAGAACCTCTCTTCCAGGGCCAGGGAGAAGTTGCTGTAGTACAGCATGATGGCTATGGCCATAAGGAGCCGGACTAAGAACACATCCCACATGTCGGAGGAGGACAGCGCGCTGATCTTCCGCAGAACTGAGGAGACCTGTTTCCACACGGGCCGCAAGTGACTCTCACCCGAAGTTGTAGCTTCTTTCAGGTGGTTACTGACCATGTACTTCTGTCTGGCGCTCTTGCTACTGTCGATGCTTGGGATTGTGGTCTGCTCCAGTTTTATTAAGGAATCGTTCCAAGGCAACATCCACACAAGACCTAAAAAGTTACAGATCAACAGGTCACCTCTTTTGTGATGGTGACTGGAAAGGATAGGAATGGGCTTTACATGCAGTGAAGAGTATAATGATAGAGAAGGCTCCTTTCACCAATAAGATTCATAGAGTCAAAGATATGGGGCTTTTTggtcaaaatgaaattaaatgaaactgaAGCTAAACACTCTCTAAATAGTTTCAATTCTTCTCCCACTTCTGTAAGGTTTGCATTCAACTAAGTCATGACAAAGACTCAAACAAAGAGCTAAagacttaaataataatacaacaaaataagtaaatatcaGTATCACAGGTTATCTTCCCTACATacctgcatttaaaacaaaaatggccGAGCAGACAAAGGACGATGTGTAGAAGCCGCCCTCGTGCTCTGTGAGGTAGCCGCCCACCACCGGGCCCAGGATGAAGCCTACACTGGAAGCTGCGTTGAAATGACCCATCACTACGGGGCGCTCTGTCTCTGACACCAAGTCAGACAAGAGGGCCCTGCAGATGGAAAGGGAATGTTTAAAGATTcctgtaaaagaaaaaacaacaaacaaaaaacgatTTAACACTTATTGTTAATCATTTGACTGGAGTGTAGTACAGCAGAAGTACACAACACAATTTCTGCTTCTAAAACATTTCCTGCATTTTTGCTTTTTACCTGCAATCTTCAATTTCAGAATACCAGACCTGTAGACATGAGTTTACTATTGGAAGTTTCACTAACTCTAATACTTAAAACCTTAAACAATAAAGAGGAAATTAGCCCTGACATTGATGCAAAATCTCTGCTATATTTGACTAAAGTAATGAGGACAAAAACACAGATTCCAAACTGTCCTTTCATTATATTATCAGTCATTTTGTGCATTAAAGATTAATGTGTGATGTGCTGAACTGTAGTTTTGGAGAATTCGTTCAAATACAACAACTTACCAACTGGAATTCGGGCCACTATGAATAAAACAATACTAGTGGATAGCCCAAGCAGTATGTAACCCAGTGCACTCATTAAAATACAGGTCAGCAACGAGTATCGTCTTCCTACTACATCACTCCAGCTACCCTGTGGAGAACAAACAGTTAAAATTGTCCATATGTGAAAAGTTCAACTATatgctttttaattaatatacatgAAGATGAACCATGCATCTCTGTTactaatataaacatatataaatagattTTCAGCCTAATTTATCTTTGAATACTCATAAAAAGTACAATCTTATTTAGCATATGACACTAATTATATAAACTGGACCAACCCTttcattgtttaattaattaaacaggtCCTGACCTCACAGTGGTGAGAAAATGGCATCACATTCACCTGAACAATCTGTGTGCTTTAGGGAATATCAACCTGTGCTCCCAAAGCACTTACATGCCTtgattattgaaaaataaatcagtttactTCACTGAAATAGTTTTGTTCCAGCAGCATTTTGTATCATTTTGCTGTTCATTTTGATTAGGTGGAGTACACTGATTAAGATGTTTAATCCAGCACCAACAAAATCATGACAATATGTTTTCAAATTATCATATATTTGTTAGAAAATTAAGCAAAATCCAAATATATTAACACTGCTTTATTAGTAGCAGAGATCACCTGGTCTGTTCAAGTATTTTTGTGGGGAATTCAAGACATTCTTCTGTGATTTACAGCTGCTTGACTAAGTATGGGTgaataacaagaagaagaaTTAAGTATACTGAAACACAGTTATTCAACAAGGTTGTCTTAGAAAGACTTGACAGAGCTCCTGATTTCTGCCTGAGAGTTATTAAGGTATGAAAAGCATGTATACCACATAACGATATAATTAAATCAGACCAATTTAATTAATCTTGTTCAGTTATGTGCTTACAGCAGACCCTTCTTATTTATTCAAGCAGCAAAGGATAATATAGATACCTTCATTATAGTTCAGTCTCATGACTGAAGAATTTAAACCAGTTTTAAATCCAATATGTATCTCCTTTTATAAAGCAGCTCAGCACACCAAGAATGTCTCAGTTAAAAATACTGTTTGCTGTTTACATTATTATAGGAACCTAACTGCGatgtcactctcacacacaaccaaACTGGTGCTGATGGACAACAGTCTGGACAACAGTTTGAGAAAATATCgtcttttatatacatatttcaaaCATACAATTTAACTCTTGCAGTTCAGTACGTAGTCTGTGTCAAACTTTTTTATCAACTTAATAACATCTGCATTTCTCTTTTATTTAACTACATATTTT
It includes:
- the slc67a2 gene encoding major facilitator superfamily domain-containing protein 9, whose translation is MLSRGRMCHPKCSAFQRPLKQRRFIQCMYVVGFMDLFGVSMIVPLLSHHVKSLGASPTLAGIVGSTYGILQLFSSTLVGSWSDVVGRRYSLLTCILMSALGYILLGLSTSIVLFIVARIPVGIFKHSLSICRALLSDLVSETERPVVMGHFNAASSVGFILGPVVGGYLTEHEGGFYTSSFVCSAIFVLNAGLVWMLPWNDSLIKLEQTTIPSIDSSKSARQKYMVSNHLKEATTSGESHLRPVWKQVSSVLRKISALSSSDMWDVFLVRLLMAIAIMLYYSNFSLALEERFSLKPKVTGYLISYSSTLGALAGFLVGPVTKLYNNDMLSMLLHSSILTCSLIFLYATAPNVWQILLCSTFFAISTTIGRTCITDLELSRGGAQASGTLIGAGQSVTAVGRVVAPLLSGFAQEFSPCGPPSLGVGLALAAILLLIFKMPPDARVKKKSLNL